From uncultured Desulfobacter sp.:
CATACCAACTTTATTGGCTGTAACCGGAACAAATTCTTCTTTTTTCCCGCTCAGGGTATTATAAATCCGTAAACTCATTGTTTTTTTATCCTTTATTTTGATACAGCAACACCGTGGCCTGGGCTGCAATGCCCTGTTTTCTGCCGATAAATCCCAGATGTTCGGTGGTGGTGGCCTTAATATTCACACAGTCAGGGGACAATTCCAGGACATTGGCAATACAGGCGGCCATGGCCTTTTTATGGGGACTCATCTTCGGGGCCTGGGCAAAAATGGTGCAGTCCAGATTGACGACCATAAATCCTTTCTCTTGAATTTTCCCTTTGCATATGTGCAGGAACCGGGTGGAGTCCATGCCTTTATATGTCGGATCCGTATCCGGAAAGTGTTCCCCGATATCACCCAAACCCGCAGCCCCTAAAAGGGCGTCACAAACGGCATGAAGCAATACATCTGCGTCTGAATGTCCTTTCAAACCCATGGAATGGTCGATCTCGACCCCCCCAATGACCAACCTGGGTCCGGCCACCAGTTCATGGACATCAGTTCCTGTGCCTACCCTTATCTGCATCTGCAATTAAATCTCCTTTGCACCAAATTAGCCCAATAATATATTCACCCTGAATCCAAAAGTCCAATTTAAAAACTAAGCGCCTGTTTAAAAATTAGGGAATTAGGGCCATTCTCATGTGACTGCAGTCGATTCATCTATTTTCAAACAAGCTATAGACTATCTTCATGTGCAGATCTATTTTTTTGAAAAAGTACCGGCAGATACACCCTGCATACCCACCAGCCGGGCAATGAGAACAGCCAGATAAATCTGGCCGAATATGGCCTCCATGCCTGCCAGGGTCTGGGACTTATCGTTAACAGGGGATAAATCCCCATATCCCAATGTGGACAAGGTTACCATGGAAAAGTAACTTAAAAGCCCTGGATTATCACAGATGGTTTCATGGGAAAGGGAAAACGACCCAGGGTATACCAATTCCAACATCAGATACAATTTGGCAAAAAACATGGATAAAAACAGATAGACGACCAGGGCTGCCGACACCACGTCCCGGGTCACGACGGGGGCCCGGAAAATAAACAAGAGAATAAGCAAAGATATATAGGCCAAAAACAAGGCCTGAACCACGCTAGAGGCCATTAGCATATGTTCTTCAAGGATATAAAAATATGCATACCAGACAAAAAACAAACAAGGCAGCATCAACGCAATGGAAGTGACCTGTGGCAGTTTTTTGTCGCCTACCACGGAAAGCACAGCCGTGAGTATAATCAATGAAAAAGTAGTGTTAAAAAAAAGCACGCGGTGCACAGACTCTAAAAAAAACGGGGCAGAAATGACATTGAAAAGCACAAGGCATAAAAGAATAGTGTATTTATTTTGCATGAAAACGCGCAGCATTTTTATCAATCAACTCCTTTTCATTTTAGGGCCCTGGAAGGAATTAATGCCACAAACTTTACGTCAAATTTTTGTTTACAAATTAGAATAATAGTATAGCAGATATCAACTATGAAAAAAAGTACACAGGACTCAATCATCACGTTTTTAACGTGAAACTAAGACATTTTATCAAAAATCTTGACACTTAATATAAACAATGGTCTTCAAAAATAAATTTAATATACGCTTCGAAATATAATAAAAATGTCCGGAACTAACGTTCCGGACATTCGTAATGTAGTGTTCCTTTTTTTACTCAAAGGTGACCGGGGTATAATCCCTGGGCAGGTGGGCTGTTCCCAGGGTGCAGGGAAGGCCCGAGGCCTGGGAGATATTGGCCGCGATCTTTTCAATGTCTGGACAGAATCCGCCTTTGGTCTTATCCCAGCCATCCTGGGTTTTAGACGCAAATGTACAGGTGCACAGATGGATAGCCTGTGCTCCTTTTGATTTAAGGATTTTTGCCAAGTCCGCCACATTGTCTCCGGGGCACCGACAGGTAAAGACACCTGCCGGCATGCAGGCATCATAACCGGCAAACCCCTGAGTGGTTTCGATCATTGTTTTAAAACAATTGGTCATAGGGCATCTATTTTCATTTTTTTCGCACCGGATAATCCCTACTTTTGTCATACACACCTCCTGTTAACCATTAAAGAATTAACTGGTGCCCGTCCAGAAATAACCTTTTTGCCCATTTGCTTCGTTGGATAAATATTGTAATCATCGGAATCTATTGTATATGCCTGTGATTAAAATTCTCATTTCCCTTAAACTTGAACAAAAATTCTTATTTCTGGACGGACACTAATGGATCTGAGATCCTAACGTCGTCCGCCCATGCCTTGGCCGCCACCGCCACCCATGCCTCGGCCGCCACCGCCGCCCATACCTCGGCCGCCACCGCCTCTGCCGCCCATACCTTGGCCTCCGCCGCCGCCCATACCTCTACCTCCGCCGCCCATGCCTCGGCCTGCACCCATGCCTGGGGTCCGGGAATTTGGGTCTGCCATGGGTCTTTGGGGGGCAGTTCCAGAATTCATGCCTGACTTTTCTTCAGCTGTAGCCTGGGTCACATTTGTCAATTCATTGTTTTTCAGCCGGTTCACGGCCTGGGCCACGGTACCTGCCTGTCCTGGATACACAGCCACTCCGGCGGAATTAAAAACCTCCATGGCATTGGGACCGCAACTGCCCGTTAAAACGGCCTGAATACCTTTGGAAATCACAAAGGAGGCGGTTTGGATACCGGCACCTCCACCCAAGTTCATGCTTTCATTGGCAAAGCTTTCATATGCCATGGTATCTGTATCAACGATCAAAAGGAAATCACACCTGCCAAACCTGGGATTGATCTCAGCATCCAGGTCCTGGCCGTATGCACTGATTGCTACTTTCATAAATGCTCCTTAAACTTAAAGGGTTGAAAGATTGCTACACCAAGAAATATTAGCATAATTCGTACCATTATTTATATCATATATTTTCAGTGGGTTATATTTTATCTATCCTCCCAGCAGCAGTAAAATAAAAACCATGAGTCGCACAATTGCGACTGATCATCATTATAATGGAAAGTGGATAGATCAAACTGCCTGGCTGGTGTATACCAAAATCTGCCAAATAAATTTTTCCTTAACTTTCGTTTTTTATAATCCTGGCCTATAAGCCGTAAAACCCACGCCTTATAGGCGTGGAATATAAGTCTTTGCTTTAATATTTTTTCCTAGACAAAACGGCTAAAATGTACTATTAATAAACTTATATCAAAAACAGGACCCCAAAACGCAAAATGAGCCATGATTGAAATGCCAAATAGCAACAAAACACTTGTGTTTACAGATCTTGACGGCACACTTCTGGATCATGACACCTATGGTTTTGAACCGGCACTATCGGCTATAGCCATGCTTGCCCAAAAAAATATCCCCCTCATCCTTAATTCCAGCAAAACCCTGGTTGAAATACTTAAAATTCGCAGCGCTCTTGGCAATTGCCACCCTTTTATTGCGGAAAACGGCTCTGTGGTGGCGGTGCCTGAACAGATATTTCCCGACCTTGCCCGCAAAGATCCTTTATTTCAGCCCCAATCCGGACTTCTGGTCAGACGGCTTGGGGGTGACAGGAAAGCGGTTTTAGACATATTAAACCGTCTGCGGCAGACACATGGTTTTTCCTTTGAAGGCTTTGCAGACATGAACCCTGCCCGGCTTTCCCAGGTAACAGGGCTTACGGAAAATCAGGCCATGCAGGCGGGGCAGCGCCTGAGTACAGAGCCCGTTCTCTGGCAGGATACCCCTGAACAGTGGGAGGCGTTTGCCGGACTTCTTGCAGACGCCGGCCTTGGCTGGGTCCAGGGAGGACGGTTTATTTCCATATCCCGGCCCTTTGATAAAAAGGACGGGGTGGCCTGTCTGCTGGATCTTTATACCGAAGGCATGGGCAATGTTCCCTTCACCATTGGTCTTGGGGACAGCCCCAATGACCAGGCCATGCTGGATATGATGGACATTGCGGTTGTGATCCGTTCAGCCCGCTGTGATCAGATTAAACTGAACCGGCCCCAAACCATTATTCGCACCACGGCCAGGGGGCCTGAAGGGTGGCAGGAAGCCATGAACACTATTTTCAAAACATAAAGGAGGCATTAATACATGGGCGATTTTCATCAAAACGGTATTATCACCATATTACACAACCTCTCCCGGCAGCCGGTAGAAGTGCTGGAATCCCAGCTCAATAAATTTTCAAAAAAACGGCCTCTGGGTCTGGTGCTGCCCTCTCTTTTTTCCGAACTTGAGGGACCGGCCCTGGCCCATATTGTGGAAGAACTTGCCAAGGTCACCTATCTGGATCAAATTGTTATCGGTCTGGACCGGGCCACCGAAGACCAGTACCGGCATGCATTAAAATTTTTTTCCCGACTGCCCCAGCACCACCGCATCCTTTGGAACGACGGGCCGAGATTAAAGGCCATTGACAAAAAACTGGCACAGATGGAACTGGCACCCACAGAACCGGGCAAGGGCAGAAACGTCTGGTATTGTTTTGGATATGTGCTGGCTTCCGGGCTGGTAGATGCCGTAGCGTTGCATGACTGCGACATTTTAACCTATGAACGCTCCCTTCTGGCCCGGCTGATCTATCCTGTGGCCCATCCCGACTTTACCTATAAATTCTGCAAGGGCTATTATGCGCGGTTCACCGAATCCAAAGTCAATGGCCGGGTGAGCCGGCTTCTGGTATCACCCTTGTTATCCACTTTGAAAAAAATATGTTCATCATCCGAATCCCTGGATTATCTGGAGAGCTTCAGGTATCCTTTGGCCGGTGAATTTTCCATGGACACCGATGTACTTGAAGACTTACGGATGCCCACGGACTGGGGGCTTGAGGTGGGTATCTTGTACGAAATGAAACGCAATTACAGTCTTAACCGAATCTGCCAGGTTGACATTGCCGACACCTATGATCATAAGCACCAGCCATTAAGTCTTGAAAATGTGGATGCAGGGCTCTCCAAAATGAGCATTGACATTGCCAAAGCCATCTTTAAAAAACTGGCCACAGAAGGTGAGGTTTTTACCGCTGAAACCTTCCGGACCATTAAGGCCACCTATTACCGCCAGGCCCTTGATTTTGTAGAAATCTACCACAATGATGCATTAATGAACGGACTGAACCTGGACCGCCACAAGGAAGAAAAGGCCGTGGAACTGTTTGCTGAAAATATCCTGGCCGCCGGGAATAATTTCCTTGAAGAACCCAATATAACGCCGTTTATCCCGGCCTGGAACCGGATTAAATCTGCGTTTACCGACATTATGGATGAATTAAAAGACGCGGTTGAAAAAGACTATGAACAATATCACCCTTAAGACTCCAGCCTGCCTGCTTGACAAAGCCAAGGCTCATCTTAGAATCATTTACCCCGGGTTGGATACAGACACCCTGGCCCGGAAGGCCATTACCGTTTTCGAACCTATTCATGATTCCCTGGATGACAGCTGTGTTTCAGCCCCCCCCCTGTGGTCTGAAAAGGACATTGCCCTGATCACTTACGGCAATTCTCTTGTGGAAGAAGAGCACCGGCCCTTAAAAACCCTTGACCGGTTTCTGGAAGAATTTACCCATGACCGGTTCTCCATTGTCCATATCCTGCCCTTTTTTCCCTATTCCTCGGATGACGGGTTTGCGGTCATGGATTATTACACGGTGAACCCGAGCCTGGGGGACTGGGCGGATATCCGGAAAATTGCCGGGCGCTGTCGGCTTATGGCCGATCTTGTGGTCAATCATACCTCATCCCGGAGCTGGTGGTTTGAAAATTTCAAAAAAGGTGTCCATCCGGGAAAGGATTATTATGTGACCGTGGACCCGAAAAGTGATCTGTCCCAGGTGATCCGGCCCCGGACAACGCCCTTGCTGCGGGAGGTGGCCACACCGGACGGACCCCGGTACGTCTGGTGCACCTTCAGCCATGACCAGGTGGACCTGGATTTTAAAAACCCGGACGTCCTCATGGAATTTTTATCCATTATCCGCCATTACCTGGATAACGGGGTACAAGTATTCCGGCTGGATGCCGTAGCCTTTCTGTGGAAAGATGCCTGCACCACCTGTCTGCACCTGGGTCAGACCCATAAAATTATCAAACTCATGCGCACCCTGATTCAGGCCCACGACCCCAGGGCCATCATTATCACGGAAACCAATGTGCCGGCCCGGGAAAATCTGTCCTATTTCGGCATAGGCGACGAAGCCCAGGTGATTTACAATTTTCCGTTGCCCCCGTTTTTGCTCAACACCATGGTCACAGGCAACAGCAAAGGAATTACAGACTGGCTGAAAACCATGCCCGACAACATGGAAAGCACCACCTACCTCAACTTTATCGCTTCCCACGACGGCATTGGATTACGGCCGGTGGAAGACTATTTTTCCCGCCAGGAGATGACACAACTCATCGATCTGATGAAGGCATTTGGCGGCAGGATCTCCACCCGGGCGCTCAATGACTACAAGGACAACCCCTACGAGATTAATATCAGCCTCTGGGATGCCATGAAAGGAACAATTCACTGCAGGGAAGATAATTTCCAGGCCGAACGATTTCTCTGTGCCCACACCATTATGTTGGGTCTCAAGGGCATCCCGGCCATTTATATCCACAGTCTGCTGGGCACGGAAAATGATTATGACCGCAGGGAAAATTTGCAGTCCAACCGGGCCGTCAACCGCCATATCTGGAACTATCCAGATCTGCGTAAAAAACTGACCAACCCCGACAACCGCCATCATCAGGTATTCTTTACCCTTTGCGCCCTCATGGACAAAAGAAAACAGCAACCGGCCTTTCACCCGGATGCCGGGCAGATCACCTTTAACATAAACCGAAAGATTGTGGCATTCCAGCGCAGGCCGAACGAAGAAAGCAACGCCCCTGCCCTGTTATGCATTCACAACATCACAGACCAAGCCGTCACCATTCCCCAAAAAGATCTGCCCGAACAGTGGCAACAGGCAGGTGTGGATCTGATCCAGGAAAAGACCGTACAGCTTGACACGGGATTGAATCTTGCCCCTTACCAGTCCATGTGGATCACAATGACAAAAAAACCAAAACTTTGACAGGATAATTGAATGACGCCCAGCGACATCTCCGGCTTTTCAAGACTGGATCTCAACCTATGGAAAGAATACCTGGACATTGCCCAGGAATTCTGGCTTCCCCAAAGCCTTAAAAGCAGAACACGTTTTATTGCCTTGCTGTGTCTTTTAATGGCTTTTGTGGCGTCTCTGCTTTTTTTGTTCGTTACCGTCACCACAACGGCCACCCACAGTTTTGCCCCTGATTTTGTTACCCAAACCGCGCCGGGCTTGATGGATTGGATCCAGGGCATTATCCACTCCCGGCTGATCTGGATTCTGGTTGCCGGGTTTCTTATTCCGGCCCTGGTCTTTTCCCTGTACTCAAAAAAACTGAAAGGGTTCTTTTTGCCCTGGGGCATACTTGGAATTCTTCTTTTGCTCTCATTTACGGTTTCCGGGCTTAATGTGGTGATCAGCTATGTGGGCCGGTTTTTCCAGACCGCACTTGCCCAGAAGGACCAGCCCACATTCTGGCGGTTTCTTTATGTGTATGCCTCGGTGTTTGTAATCGGAACCCCCATTGTGGTTGTTTACTCATACATCAGGAAAAAACTGGGGCTGTTCTGGCGGGAATGGATCACCACCGGCTTCATTGACAATTATCTTAAGAACCGTGCTTACTATGCCCTGACCACCAGCAAGGAAATCGACAACCCGGACCAACGACTGGCAGAGGATTTAAAAGAGTTCACGGTGACCAGTTTAAGTTTTCTTCTTATCATTCTCGGTGCCGTTATCGACCTTGTGGCCTTTACTGGCATTCTGTGGTCCATTTCCAAGCTTTTGTCCGGTATCCTTTTCGTGTATGCATTCTGCGGCACTCTGATCACCATATTCATCGGCAAGCGTCTGGTGGGACTCAATTACAATCAGCTGCGCAAAGAAGCCGATTTCAGGTATGGCCTGATCCACATCCGGGACAATGCCGAATCCATTGCATTCTACCAGGGCGAGCAAGGGGAAAAGGAACAGATATTCAAGCGGTTCAAGGCCGCGCTGAAAAATTTTAATTTTCTAATCGGCTGGCAGCGAAACCTGGACTTTTTCACCACCGGCTACAATTACCTGGTCATTATCCTGCCGGCCATGATTGTGGCCCCCATGTATTTTGCAGGCAAAGTGGAATTCGGCGAAATCTCCCAGGCCTCATTTGCCTTTGGCCAGGTGTTGGGTGCCTTTTCCATTATTGTCCAGTATTTTGACAGCATAAGTGCCTTTGCCGCCGGTATTAACCGTGTATCCACATTCAAGGAGCGACTCTTCACGGCATCCGGATCAAAAACGTTAGAAAACGGCTTGGAACGGACCCGGATTCAACGTGTTGCCAAAGAGACCATCCGGATGCAAGACCTTACCCTGCAAACCCCTGATTATAAACGCACCCTGATCCAGGACCTGAGCCTTGACCTTGACAGGGGCGGAAGTATCCTGATCATGGGTCATTCAGGCGCAGGTAAAAGTTCCCTGCTCCGGGGCATCGCAGGACTCTGGGCCTCGGGCTCCGGCACCATTGAACACCCGCCGGCGGACAAAATCATGTTCCTGCCCCAAAAACCGTATATGGTGCTGGGCAGCCTGCGAGAACAGCTCCAGTATCCCAGCGGGACCCACTTGGACGACGACCAAATCAAAGAAATCATGGAGGCGGTCAATCTTACAGACCTGTACCAAAAAATGCAGCGGGCAACCGGGGACAACTCTTTTATAGATGCGGAAAATAACTGGGAAGAAATGCTTTCCCAGGGAGAACAGCAGCGACTGGCCTTTGCAAGACTTTTGACCACAAAACCTGAGTTTGCCATCCTGGATGAAGCCACCTCCGCCTTGGACGTGGACAATGAGAAGGCCCTGTACAAAACCTTGTCACGACTTGATATCACTTACATCAGCGTGGGCCACCGCCCGACCTTGAAGGCCTATCACGATAAAATTCTGTTCATACAAGGGGACGGCGGATGGGAGATCCAGGAGACGTTAGATAACCGAAATTTCGAGTAAAATTATGGAGCATTGCACACCTTTTCCAATCCGATCTTTTGTTTCCAGACCCTGGCCCGTATTGATCATTTCAGGCCTACTCCGATATGGCCATGAAAT
This genomic window contains:
- the ispF gene encoding 2-C-methyl-D-erythritol 2,4-cyclodiphosphate synthase; its protein translation is MQIRVGTGTDVHELVAGPRLVIGGVEIDHSMGLKGHSDADVLLHAVCDALLGAAGLGDIGEHFPDTDPTYKGMDSTRFLHICKGKIQEKGFMVVNLDCTIFAQAPKMSPHKKAMAACIANVLELSPDCVNIKATTTEHLGFIGRKQGIAAQATVLLYQNKG
- a CDS encoding ion channel gives rise to the protein MLRVFMQNKYTILLCLVLFNVISAPFFLESVHRVLFFNTTFSLIILTAVLSVVGDKKLPQVTSIALMLPCLFFVWYAYFYILEEHMLMASSVVQALFLAYISLLILLFIFRAPVVTRDVVSAALVVYLFLSMFFAKLYLMLELVYPGSFSLSHETICDNPGLLSYFSMVTLSTLGYGDLSPVNDKSQTLAGMEAIFGQIYLAVLIARLVGMQGVSAGTFSKK
- a CDS encoding CGGC domain-containing protein, with amino-acid sequence MTKVGIIRCEKNENRCPMTNCFKTMIETTQGFAGYDACMPAGVFTCRCPGDNVADLAKILKSKGAQAIHLCTCTFASKTQDGWDKTKGGFCPDIEKIAANISQASGLPCTLGTAHLPRDYTPVTFE
- a CDS encoding NifB/NifX family molybdenum-iron cluster-binding protein, with amino-acid sequence MKVAISAYGQDLDAEINPRFGRCDFLLIVDTDTMAYESFANESMNLGGGAGIQTASFVISKGIQAVLTGSCGPNAMEVFNSAGVAVYPGQAGTVAQAVNRLKNNELTNVTQATAEEKSGMNSGTAPQRPMADPNSRTPGMGAGRGMGGGGRGMGGGGGQGMGGRGGGGRGMGGGGGRGMGGGGGQGMGGRR
- a CDS encoding HAD-IIB family hydrolase, producing the protein MPNSNKTLVFTDLDGTLLDHDTYGFEPALSAIAMLAQKNIPLILNSSKTLVEILKIRSALGNCHPFIAENGSVVAVPEQIFPDLARKDPLFQPQSGLLVRRLGGDRKAVLDILNRLRQTHGFSFEGFADMNPARLSQVTGLTENQAMQAGQRLSTEPVLWQDTPEQWEAFAGLLADAGLGWVQGGRFISISRPFDKKDGVACLLDLYTEGMGNVPFTIGLGDSPNDQAMLDMMDIAVVIRSARCDQIKLNRPQTIIRTTARGPEGWQEAMNTIFKT
- a CDS encoding glycosyl transferase, whose protein sequence is MGDFHQNGIITILHNLSRQPVEVLESQLNKFSKKRPLGLVLPSLFSELEGPALAHIVEELAKVTYLDQIVIGLDRATEDQYRHALKFFSRLPQHHRILWNDGPRLKAIDKKLAQMELAPTEPGKGRNVWYCFGYVLASGLVDAVALHDCDILTYERSLLARLIYPVAHPDFTYKFCKGYYARFTESKVNGRVSRLLVSPLLSTLKKICSSSESLDYLESFRYPLAGEFSMDTDVLEDLRMPTDWGLEVGILYEMKRNYSLNRICQVDIADTYDHKHQPLSLENVDAGLSKMSIDIAKAIFKKLATEGEVFTAETFRTIKATYYRQALDFVEIYHNDALMNGLNLDRHKEEKAVELFAENILAAGNNFLEEPNITPFIPAWNRIKSAFTDIMDELKDAVEKDYEQYHP
- a CDS encoding alpha-amylase family glycosyl hydrolase, translated to MNNITLKTPACLLDKAKAHLRIIYPGLDTDTLARKAITVFEPIHDSLDDSCVSAPPLWSEKDIALITYGNSLVEEEHRPLKTLDRFLEEFTHDRFSIVHILPFFPYSSDDGFAVMDYYTVNPSLGDWADIRKIAGRCRLMADLVVNHTSSRSWWFENFKKGVHPGKDYYVTVDPKSDLSQVIRPRTTPLLREVATPDGPRYVWCTFSHDQVDLDFKNPDVLMEFLSIIRHYLDNGVQVFRLDAVAFLWKDACTTCLHLGQTHKIIKLMRTLIQAHDPRAIIITETNVPARENLSYFGIGDEAQVIYNFPLPPFLLNTMVTGNSKGITDWLKTMPDNMESTTYLNFIASHDGIGLRPVEDYFSRQEMTQLIDLMKAFGGRISTRALNDYKDNPYEINISLWDAMKGTIHCREDNFQAERFLCAHTIMLGLKGIPAIYIHSLLGTENDYDRRENLQSNRAVNRHIWNYPDLRKKLTNPDNRHHQVFFTLCALMDKRKQQPAFHPDAGQITFNINRKIVAFQRRPNEESNAPALLCIHNITDQAVTIPQKDLPEQWQQAGVDLIQEKTVQLDTGLNLAPYQSMWITMTKKPKL
- a CDS encoding ABC transporter ATP-binding protein/permease, yielding MTPSDISGFSRLDLNLWKEYLDIAQEFWLPQSLKSRTRFIALLCLLMAFVASLLFLFVTVTTTATHSFAPDFVTQTAPGLMDWIQGIIHSRLIWILVAGFLIPALVFSLYSKKLKGFFLPWGILGILLLLSFTVSGLNVVISYVGRFFQTALAQKDQPTFWRFLYVYASVFVIGTPIVVVYSYIRKKLGLFWREWITTGFIDNYLKNRAYYALTTSKEIDNPDQRLAEDLKEFTVTSLSFLLIILGAVIDLVAFTGILWSISKLLSGILFVYAFCGTLITIFIGKRLVGLNYNQLRKEADFRYGLIHIRDNAESIAFYQGEQGEKEQIFKRFKAALKNFNFLIGWQRNLDFFTTGYNYLVIILPAMIVAPMYFAGKVEFGEISQASFAFGQVLGAFSIIVQYFDSISAFAAGINRVSTFKERLFTASGSKTLENGLERTRIQRVAKETIRMQDLTLQTPDYKRTLIQDLSLDLDRGGSILIMGHSGAGKSSLLRGIAGLWASGSGTIEHPPADKIMFLPQKPYMVLGSLREQLQYPSGTHLDDDQIKEIMEAVNLTDLYQKMQRATGDNSFIDAENNWEEMLSQGEQQRLAFARLLTTKPEFAILDEATSALDVDNEKALYKTLSRLDITYISVGHRPTLKAYHDKILFIQGDGGWEIQETLDNRNFE